A stretch of Nilaparvata lugens isolate BPH chromosome 12, ASM1435652v1, whole genome shotgun sequence DNA encodes these proteins:
- the LOC111054436 gene encoding PR domain zinc finger protein 2 isoform X1 yields the protein MYSTSPYCRLCLQTSDCGSLVEIFKDNLFEGLVDPCEIIRTFLGIDISQDDGLSRVLCRKCIGIITLFKDYRGKVNTNNDFLKGVLNIAKSRPSDKAVTDSVVEKSNVALEKASNSTNYRRPGPKSKRRPIRSETCTSVETSRSTPTLPTNEVEVSNNFTLNSSAQQNSTSNSDQQNGSCMAQGLQDAIYENITSVSENSDQQKIDSQDATHQNTTSNSETSDQQKSDDILSDASTILLDQSKNARSNPTTDSDNAMDLDQSSFAQVPVTPCEPSKSLEKTDEIDIPTHETPEVEDDRSNSKRRGRPCKPIHFCEHCNRPFFNKHQYKDHKLQHKVLSTRMFVCKVCKMAYSNNLDVEKHHPSFHPFASLDTAKHSQSDDIGQVAIASEPQVDNNQQTNNTVNFDIIETAEQTPPTTPVKRKRMSKQSRPSSKRVRTTVEQISDKRHSENVTVAEIHTTPDETSNLQDNSQAQSPTKIIDISTAPISALIPASTQSSNSCEKMDCSDNIEVIPDDDMEGHSILDNKGSKIDVIKLQNTDRPTSKCNSPATITNEDNVSEVEDLKLQTNVTCASASQAPKMAASKEEKVCNKCNTFKSISMKEIFIHKKNCRKEVR from the exons atgtaTTCTACCAGTCCGTACTGTAGACTCTGTTTACAGACAAGCGACTGTGGTTCActtgttgaaatatttaaagACAATCTCTTTGAAGGATTGGTAGATCCGTGTGAAATTATCAGAACATTTTTAGGTATTGATATTTCACAAGATGATGGACTTTCCCGTGTTTTATGCCGAAAGTGTATCGGGATAATTACTCTTTTTAAAGACTATCGCGGAAAAGTGAATACTAATAACGACTTTTTAAAAGGTGTTTTAAACATAGCAAAGAGTAGGCCTAGTGACAAAGCTGTAACTGATTCGGTGGTTGAGAAAAGTAATGTTGCTCTTGAGAAAGCATCCAACTCAACAAACTATCGCCGACCAGGACCCAAATCTAAAAGAAGACCTATTAGGAGTGAAACATGTACCTCAGTTGAAACTAGTAGGTCTACTCCTACCCTTCCCACCAATGAAGTTGAGGTATCCAATAACTTCACACTAAATTCTTCTGCTCAACAAAATTCCACTTCCAATTCAGACCAACAAAATGGTAGTTGTATGGCTCAAGGCTTACAAGATGctatttatgaaaatatcactTCCGTTTCTGAAAATTCCGATCAACAAAAGATTGACTCACAAGATGCTACACATCAAAATACAACTTCCAATTCTGAAACCTCCGACCAACAAAAGTCAGACGATATTCTATCTGATGCATCTACAATATTGTTAGATCAATCCAAAAATGCTAGAAGCAATCCCACAACAGACTCTGACAATGCAATGGATTTAGATCAATCAAGTTTTGCTCAAGTGCCAGTCACTCCTTGTGAACCCTCAAAATCTCTTGAAAAAACTGATGAAATTGATATTCCTACACATGAAACGCCTGAGGTTGAAGATGATAGGAGTAATTCTAAACGGAGGGGGCGTCCATGTAAACCCATCCATTTCTGTGAGCATTGTAATCGACCATTTTTCAACAAACACCAGTACAAAGATCACAAGTTACAACACAAAGTTCTAAGTACAAGAATGTTTGTGTGTAAAGTCTGTAAAATGGCCTATTCAAACAATCTAGATGTTGAAAAGCACCACCCAAGTTTCCATCCTTTTGCAAGCTTAGACACTGCCAAACATAGTCAATCTGATGATATAGGACAAGTTGCTATAGCTTCCGAGCCTCAAGTTGATAACAATCAGCAAACCAACAACACTGTCAATTTTGACATTATTGAAACAGCAGAACAAACACCACCTACCACACCTGTAAAAAGAAAACGCATGTCAAAGCAAAGTAGGCCTTCTTCCAAAAGAGTTCGAACCACTGTTGAACAGATATCGGATAAACGTCATTCAGAAAACGTCACAGTTGCTGAGATACACACGACACCCGATGAAACATCTAATCTACAAGATAACTCCCAAGCTCAATCGCCTACAAAAATCATAGACATTAGTACTGCCCCCATATCAGCGCTGATTCCAGCTTCAACACAATCAAGTAACTCTTGTGAAAAAATGGACTGTAGCGATAACATTGAGGTTATCCCCGATGACGATATGGAAGGACATTCCATTCTAGACAACAAAGGTTCCAAAATTGATGTGATCAAACTTCAAAATACCGATAGGCCTACGTCAAAATGTAATTCACCAGCTACAATAACCAACGAGGACAATGTCTCCGAAGTTGAGGACTTGAAACTACAAACTAATGTGACTTGTGCATCTGCGTCACAAGCTCCAAAGATGGCAGCATCCAAGGAAGAAAAGGTTTGCAACAAATGCAACACTTTTAAATCAATCAGCATGAAGGAGATCTTCATACATAAGAAGAATTGCCGCAAAG AAGTGCGTTGA
- the LOC111054436 gene encoding PR domain zinc finger protein 2 isoform X2, translating into MYSTSPYCRLCLQTSDCGSLVEIFKDNLFEGLVDPCEIIRTFLGIDISQDDGLSRVLCRKCIGIITLFKDYRGKVNTNNDFLKGVLNIAKSRPSDKAVTDSVVEKSNVALEKASNSTNYRRPGPKSKRRPIRSETCTSVETSRSTPTLPTNEVEVSNNFTLNSSAQQNSTSNSDQQNGSCMAQGLQDAIYENITSVSENSDQQKIDSQDATHQNTTSNSETSDQQKSDDILSDASTILLDQSKNARSNPTTDSDNAMDLDQSSFAQVPVTPCEPSKSLEKTDEIDIPTHETPEVEDDRSNSKRRGRPCKPIHFCEHCNRPFFNKHQYKDHKLQHKVLSTRMFVCKVCKMAYSNNLDVEKHHPSFHPFASLDTAKHSQSDDIGQVAIASEPQVDNNQQTNNTVNFDIIETAEQTPPTTPVKRKRMSKQSRPSSKRVRTTVEQISDKRHSENVTVAEIHTTPDETSNLQDNSQAQSPTKIIDISTAPISALIPASTQSSNSCEKMDCSDNIEVIPDDDMEGHSILDNKGSKIDVIKLQNTDRPTSKCNSPATITNEDNVSEVEDLKLQTNVTCASASQAPKMAASKEEKVCNKCNTFKSISMKEIFIHKKNCRKVR; encoded by the exons atgtaTTCTACCAGTCCGTACTGTAGACTCTGTTTACAGACAAGCGACTGTGGTTCActtgttgaaatatttaaagACAATCTCTTTGAAGGATTGGTAGATCCGTGTGAAATTATCAGAACATTTTTAGGTATTGATATTTCACAAGATGATGGACTTTCCCGTGTTTTATGCCGAAAGTGTATCGGGATAATTACTCTTTTTAAAGACTATCGCGGAAAAGTGAATACTAATAACGACTTTTTAAAAGGTGTTTTAAACATAGCAAAGAGTAGGCCTAGTGACAAAGCTGTAACTGATTCGGTGGTTGAGAAAAGTAATGTTGCTCTTGAGAAAGCATCCAACTCAACAAACTATCGCCGACCAGGACCCAAATCTAAAAGAAGACCTATTAGGAGTGAAACATGTACCTCAGTTGAAACTAGTAGGTCTACTCCTACCCTTCCCACCAATGAAGTTGAGGTATCCAATAACTTCACACTAAATTCTTCTGCTCAACAAAATTCCACTTCCAATTCAGACCAACAAAATGGTAGTTGTATGGCTCAAGGCTTACAAGATGctatttatgaaaatatcactTCCGTTTCTGAAAATTCCGATCAACAAAAGATTGACTCACAAGATGCTACACATCAAAATACAACTTCCAATTCTGAAACCTCCGACCAACAAAAGTCAGACGATATTCTATCTGATGCATCTACAATATTGTTAGATCAATCCAAAAATGCTAGAAGCAATCCCACAACAGACTCTGACAATGCAATGGATTTAGATCAATCAAGTTTTGCTCAAGTGCCAGTCACTCCTTGTGAACCCTCAAAATCTCTTGAAAAAACTGATGAAATTGATATTCCTACACATGAAACGCCTGAGGTTGAAGATGATAGGAGTAATTCTAAACGGAGGGGGCGTCCATGTAAACCCATCCATTTCTGTGAGCATTGTAATCGACCATTTTTCAACAAACACCAGTACAAAGATCACAAGTTACAACACAAAGTTCTAAGTACAAGAATGTTTGTGTGTAAAGTCTGTAAAATGGCCTATTCAAACAATCTAGATGTTGAAAAGCACCACCCAAGTTTCCATCCTTTTGCAAGCTTAGACACTGCCAAACATAGTCAATCTGATGATATAGGACAAGTTGCTATAGCTTCCGAGCCTCAAGTTGATAACAATCAGCAAACCAACAACACTGTCAATTTTGACATTATTGAAACAGCAGAACAAACACCACCTACCACACCTGTAAAAAGAAAACGCATGTCAAAGCAAAGTAGGCCTTCTTCCAAAAGAGTTCGAACCACTGTTGAACAGATATCGGATAAACGTCATTCAGAAAACGTCACAGTTGCTGAGATACACACGACACCCGATGAAACATCTAATCTACAAGATAACTCCCAAGCTCAATCGCCTACAAAAATCATAGACATTAGTACTGCCCCCATATCAGCGCTGATTCCAGCTTCAACACAATCAAGTAACTCTTGTGAAAAAATGGACTGTAGCGATAACATTGAGGTTATCCCCGATGACGATATGGAAGGACATTCCATTCTAGACAACAAAGGTTCCAAAATTGATGTGATCAAACTTCAAAATACCGATAGGCCTACGTCAAAATGTAATTCACCAGCTACAATAACCAACGAGGACAATGTCTCCGAAGTTGAGGACTTGAAACTACAAACTAATGTGACTTGTGCATCTGCGTCACAAGCTCCAAAGATGGCAGCATCCAAGGAAGAAAAGGTTTGCAACAAATGCAACACTTTTAAATCAATCAGCATGAAGGAGATCTTCATACATAAGAAGAATTGCCGCAAAG TGCGTTGA